The DNA window CCGTTGCCTGTCTGCGTTGGGCGCCTTTTCGATCGGCAAGCAATACTTTTATTGTGCAACGCAGCAATGCACCCTACAGTGCTTTGCGGGGGGCCATCGACAAAGGTCGCATGGCTCAGCAGAAGATTACATTTGGCGGCGTCGACATCCTGCGGTTTCTCGCCGCCGTCATGGTCATGGTCTACCACTATGGCTTCTGGGTGTGGGCGTATCCGGACGGTGTTTCGGCGCGCGCCACGGGTGGCGTTCCCCCGCAACCGGCAATAGGCGCCTGGGTCGAATCCGGCTGGGTCGGCGTGCAGATCTTCTTCGTCATCAGTGGCTTCGTCATCGCCTTCAGCGCCGAAAGGTCGACGCCCCTGCGGTTTTTTGAGGCGAGAGTAAAACGGCTGGCACCGGCGGTCTGGATCTGCGCACCGGTCACGGCGGTGGTGCTGCTGCTTGTCGGCCTCAGCTGGCCGACGGACGCCGTCATCCGGCTCGTCCGCACCGGCCTGTTCGCCCCTTACGCGCCATGGGTGGACAGCGTCTACTGGACGCTCGGCATCGAGATCGCCTTCTATGCCGTCGTCTGGGCCCTGCTCAGACTTGGCCGCTTCCATCAGATGGAAATGGTGGCCATCGCCATCGGCCTGGTCAGCACGCTGTTCTGGTGCCTGTATTACCCGCTCGGCTGGGCTGATCTTGCCGAAACACGTACGCTCGACCTGCTTCTGGTGCATCACGGTGTTTTCTTCGCGACCGGCGTCATGCTGTGGCTGATGCGCTTCAAGGCGGTGACGGCAGCTCGCCTTGCCTTTTGCGCCCTGTTCCTGGGCGGCGGCGTGCTGCAGATCGCTAGTTCGGTCGACGTCCACATCCTGAAGGTCGGGCGGGAGATGCCGTTCGCGCCGCCGATCCTCATCTTCATCATCGGCATCGCTTTGATGGCATGGTCGCTG is part of the Mesorhizobium loti genome and encodes:
- a CDS encoding acyltransferase, with protein sequence MAQQKITFGGVDILRFLAAVMVMVYHYGFWVWAYPDGVSARATGGVPPQPAIGAWVESGWVGVQIFFVISGFVIAFSAERSTPLRFFEARVKRLAPAVWICAPVTAVVLLLVGLSWPTDAVIRLVRTGLFAPYAPWVDSVYWTLGIEIAFYAVVWALLRLGRFHQMEMVAIAIGLVSTLFWCLYYPLGWADLAETRTLDLLLVHHGVFFATGVMLWLMRFKAVTAARLAFCALFLGGGVLQIASSVDVHILKVGREMPFAPPILIFIIGIALMAWSLRLDLSWSGWRRIGLMTYPLYLLHDVVGAALLGALVRAGLPHLVSMVVVGATMIAASWLVATEAEPRIRRLLDHTVFRYRLKAA